Proteins encoded in a region of the Streptomyces violaceoruber genome:
- a CDS encoding MBL fold metallo-hydrolase produces the protein MSDDTDAPRPKRRIQDLGRRTVLRGAAFGAAAPLLASPAHATASDTATTRRASLAGSPSFRWLGTSGWRIDVEERTVLFDPYITRFKTGLFDGNFKPGTKLRSDPELVRERIGRPEIVLVSHSHWDHIADVPYIAKTTGARIVGTETTFHLLVAFGVDPGQISVVKGGEVLDFDGITVEVVSSLHSRNKRHTYFAPGTLNAPPPTAPRIISDLPEGDTLAYQVTTGSAGPSAFLMGASDFSERAVQGLSPDLAMIAVPSSASTSRYVPRLLRALGQPGVVVPVHWDNFEEPLSETPRRDPAMDLDAFVALVHQETPMSRIVVPDYHTTYGGDMRPKPRPVPKNGDHRLP, from the coding sequence ATGAGCGACGACACAGACGCACCCCGCCCGAAGCGGCGCATCCAGGATCTCGGCCGGCGCACGGTGCTGCGCGGCGCCGCGTTCGGCGCGGCCGCCCCGCTTCTCGCCTCCCCCGCTCACGCCACCGCCAGCGACACCGCCACGACGCGCAGGGCCTCCCTGGCTGGTTCGCCGTCCTTCCGCTGGCTGGGCACGTCCGGCTGGCGCATCGACGTCGAGGAGCGGACAGTACTCTTCGACCCGTACATCACCCGGTTCAAGACCGGCCTGTTTGACGGGAACTTCAAACCAGGGACGAAGCTGAGGTCCGATCCTGAGCTGGTGCGGGAGCGTATCGGCCGCCCTGAAATCGTCCTGGTCAGCCACTCCCACTGGGACCACATCGCCGACGTGCCGTACATAGCCAAGACCACCGGTGCCCGGATCGTCGGCACCGAGACCACGTTCCACCTGCTGGTCGCGTTCGGCGTCGACCCCGGGCAGATCTCGGTGGTCAAGGGCGGTGAGGTGCTGGACTTCGACGGGATCACGGTCGAGGTCGTATCGAGCCTGCACAGCCGCAACAAGCGGCACACCTACTTCGCGCCGGGAACGTTGAACGCGCCACCGCCGACGGCCCCCCGTATCATCTCCGACCTGCCGGAGGGCGACACGCTCGCCTACCAGGTGACGACCGGCAGCGCCGGACCCTCAGCCTTTCTGATGGGCGCCAGCGACTTCTCCGAACGAGCGGTCCAGGGGCTGAGCCCCGACCTCGCGATGATCGCGGTGCCGTCCAGCGCCTCGACGTCCCGCTACGTGCCCCGGCTGCTGAGAGCACTCGGACAGCCCGGCGTCGTCGTACCCGTCCACTGGGACAACTTCGAGGAGCCCTTGAGCGAAACACCGCGCCGGGACCCCGCGATGGACCTGGACGCCTTCGTCGCACTGGTGCACCAGGAGACCCCGATGAGCCGGATCGTTGTCCCGGACTACCACACGACCTACGGCGGAGACATGCGGCCGAAGCCGCGCCCCGTTCCGAAGAACGGAGACCACCGGCTGCCGTGA